One Siniperca chuatsi isolate FFG_IHB_CAS linkage group LG5, ASM2008510v1, whole genome shotgun sequence DNA window includes the following coding sequences:
- the trpv4 gene encoding transient receptor potential cation channel subfamily V member 4 produces the protein MNEGRSALLRRCHLVLSKADTLGSVPAGASLSVDSGDGGATQPESDAAFPLSELSDLFEKEDGSPSTQDTSQDSALEPVQPADSRQNLRMKFQGAFKKGISNPMDLLESTIYESNVVPGPKKAPMDSLFDYGTYRNTSNQKRRRKKLPRGKTEMSCDDSQSSDPPKVMKIFNRSLLFDCVSRADSEALEGLLEYLQSHEKRLTDEEFREPSTGKTCLPKALLNLYGGQNVTIPLLVDIAEKTGNLREFINTPFRDVYYRGQTALHIAIERRCKQYVELLVEQGADVHAQARGRFFQPRDEGGYFYFGELPLSLAACTNQPDIVHYLTENPHKKADLRRQDSRGNTVLHALVHIADNTKDNTRFLTKMYDKLLIKSAKLYPDCSLETVLNNDGMSPLMMAAKLGKIGVFQHIIRREIKDEEVRHLSRKFKDWAYGPVYSSLYDLSSLDTCGEEPSVLEILVYNNRNENRHEMLAVEPINELLRAKWQKFAAVTFYISVVSYLITMIIFTLVAYYHPTQGTPPYPYTTSTDYLRMAGEIVTLASGIFFFLTNIKDLFLKKCPGVKSLFIDGSFQLLYFIYSVLIIVTAALYLSGTEAYVSVMVFALVLGWMNTLYFTRGLKLTGTYSIMIQKILFKDLFRFLLVYVLFMIGYASALVSLLTVCPPPDTECDGVCPTYPNCRDPDTFSTFLLDLFKLTIGMGELDMIHSAQYPAVFLILLVTYIILTFVLLLNMLIALMGETVGQVSKESKKIWKLQWATTILDIERSFPVCLRKSFRAGEMVTVGKNCDGTPDRRWCFRVDEVNWCHWNQNLAIINEDPGKNETCQATGLQQSIRGLRRDRWSTVVPRVVELSKGPRPRDLVIEMESLTHRH, from the exons ATGAATGAG GGCCGCTCTGCTCTCCTCAGAAGGTGCCACCTTGTCTTGTCCAAGGCCGACACCCTCGGCTCTGTTCCAGCTGGagcttctctctctgtggaCTCGGGCGATGGCGGGGCCACTCAGCCTGAGAGTGATGCTGCATTCCCCCTATCCGAGCTGTCAGATCTGTTTGAGAAGGAGGATGGCTCCCCGTCAACTCAGGACACGAGTCAGGATTCAGCCCTGGAGCCGGTTCAACCCGCGGACAGCAGACAGAACCTGCGGATGAAGTTCCAGGGTGCTTTCAAGAAGGGCATTTCTAACCCTATGGACCTACTGGAATCTACCATATATGAGTCAAATGTGGTTCCAGGCCCCAAGAAAGCACCCATGGACTCGCTTTTTGACTATGGTACCTACAGGAACACTAGCAACCAGAAGAGACGCAGGAAGAAGCTCCCAAGAGG TAAAACTGAGATGTCCTGTGATGACAGTCAAAGTTCAGACCCACCAAAAGTGATGAAAATATTCAACCGCTCTCTCCTCTTTGACTGTGTGTCACGTGCAGACTCCGAGGCCCTCGAGGGCCTGTTGGAGTACCTGCAAAGTCACGAAAAGAGGTTAACTGATGAGGAGTTCAGAG AGCCATCCACGGGTAAGACATGTCTGCCTAAAGCCCTGTTGAACCTTTACGGTGGGCAGAACGTCACCATCCCACTGCTGGTGGACATAGCAGAGAAGACCGGAAACCTCAGAGAGTTCATAAATACGCCTTTCAGGGATGTCTACTACAGAG GCCAGACGGCGCTCCACATTGCTATAGAACGACGCTGCAAGCAGTATGTGGAGCTGCTGGTGGagcagggagctgatgttcacGCCCAGGCGAGGGGACGCTTCTTCCAGCCCAGAGACGAGGGGGGCTACTTCTACTTTG GTGAGCTGCCTCTCTCACTGGCTGCATGCACTAACCAGCCTGACATAGTGCACTACCTGACTGAGAATCCACACAAGAAGGCTGACCTGCGGCGCCAGGATTCACGTGGCAACACGGTGCTGCATGCCCTAGTGCACATCGCGGACAACACCAAGGACAACACACGTTTCCTCACAAAGATGTATGACAAGCTGCTAATCAAGAGTGCCAAGCTGTACCCAGACTGCAGCCTGGAGACAGTGCTCAACAACGATGGCATGTCCCCTCTCATGATGGCTGCCAAGCTGGGCAAGATAGGG GTTTTTCAGCACATTATCCGACGTGAGATCAAAGATGAGGAAGTTCGTCATCTGTCACGTAAATTTAAGGACTGGGCTTATGGGCCAGTGTACTCCTCCCTCTATGATCTGTCTTCACTGGATACATGTGGAGAGGAACCGTCTGTGCTGGAGATCCTTGTCTACAACAATCGCAATGAg AACCGCCATGAGATGCTGGCAGTGGAGCCCATCAATGAGCTGTTGAGAGCCAAATGGCAGAAGTTTGCTGCTGTCACCTTTTACATCAGCGTGGTTTCCTACCTCATCACCATGATCATCTTCACCCTAGTGGCTTATTACCACCCAACACAGGGAACG CCTCCGTACCCCTACACAACATCCACTGACTACCTGCGTATGGCAGGAGAGATTGTCACCTTGGCATCAGGaatcttcttcttcctcaccaAT ATTAAGGACCTCTTCTTGAAGAAGTGCCCCGGGGTGAAGTCTTTATTTATTGATGGATCCTTTCAACTGCTGTA CTTCATCTACTCTGTACTGATTATAGTCACCGCTGCTCTCTACCTGTCTGGCACTGAGGCCTATGTGTCTGTGATGGTGTTTGCACTTGTCCTGGGCTGGATGAACACTCTTTACTTCACCAGAGGCCTGAAGCTCACTGGCACATACAGCATCATGATACAGAAG ATTCTTTTCAAAGACCTTTTCAGATTTCTGCTGGTATATGTGCTCTTCATGATTGGATATGCATCAG CCCTGGTGTCCCTCCTGACAGTATGTCCTCCACCGGACACAGAGTGTGACGGGGTCTGCCCTACCTACCCCAATTGCAGGGACCCAGATACCTTCAGTACTTTCCTACTGGACCTCTTTAAGCTGACAATTGGGATGGGAGAACTGGACATGATCCACAGTGCACAGTATCCTGCAGTCTTCCTCATCCTGTTGGTTACCTACATCATCCTTacctttgtgctgctgctgaacaTGTTGATTGCTTTGATGGGGGAGACGGTGGGACAGGTGTCGAAGGAGAGCAAGAAGATCTGGAAGCTTCAG TGGGCAACGACCATCTTGGACATCGAGCGCTCTTTCCCAGTCTGCCTTCGCAAGTCTTTTCGAGCCGGGGAGATGGTGACTGTGGGGAAGAACTGTGATGGCACACCTGATCGACGCTGGTGCTTCAG GGTGGATGAGGTGAACTGGTGCCACTGGAATCAGAACCTGGCGATAATCAACGAGGATCCAGGCAAGAATGAGACCTGCCAAGCCACTGGGTTGCAGCAGAGCATAAGAGGCTTGAGGAGAG ACCGCTGGTCCACAGTGGTGCCGCGGGTGGTGGAGTTAAGTAAGGGTCCGCGGCCTCGTGATCTGGTGATAGAGATGGAGTCGCTGACGCACAGGCACTGA
- the fam222a gene encoding protein FAM222A translates to MLACLQRRQNPPPQHPVCASKTLEPPQALGRKCELVVPTHSPRYPTAAELDAYAQKTANSPLSIKIFPTNIRVPQHKHLNRTVNGYDTTGQRYSPYPHLHTGGYHGLLAIVKASSSSSSSSTSTFVPSKGVLKNHEGRRTKLSPAHIAVAPYPPPSSSTLASGHGQMVYHTGPSKPPEGPGLSVPPNVTVAGSVIPVTGGRGLALPTQSNLPSIQSIIYQINQHCQAQALQQVCQGAATAPSNSSPSKQGTTVMGLSSSSSGGGYVVGMGPQANMVYTGPGLPAQNAEAMKTGVYADGMDYILWQKQQQQQQQQQQQQQAVLRMYSGGSGGGGAISKSPETCVPVGGIMAAQVSSSSSRPYHLTASASGGGGMDKVSSSPLNCVGMHGNFSVGQYFAPPWNSVLVTPDSDCYNPQELLGTSTGGPATGHREMGYPHHHHLYHHHHHHHHHHPAIDSGGGLCCSLPTKSLCNTSVLSSSLQSLEYLINDIHPPCIKEQMLGKGYETVSVPRLLDHQHAHIRLPVYR, encoded by the coding sequence GTGAGCTGGTGGTGCCCACACATTCCCCACGCTACCCCACCGCGGCAGAACTTGATGCCTATGCTCAGAAGACGGCCAACAGCCCTCTGTCCATCAAGATCTTCCCCACCAACATCAGGGTTCCCCAGCACAAGCACCTTAACCGGACTGTGAATGGATATGACACAACAGGGCAACGCTATAGTCCCTACCCACATCTCCACACAGGGGGATACCATGGCCTGCTTGCCATTGTCAAGGCTTCCTcctcatcgtcatcatcatcaacatccaCCTTTGTCCCTTCAAAAGGTGTTCTCAAGAACCACGAAGGCAGACGGACTAAGCTCTCTCCAGCCCACATAGCTGTTGCCCCATACCCACCCCCTAGTAGTAGCACTTTAGCCAGTGGCCATGGCCAAATGGTATACCACACTGGGCCCTCAAAGCCTCCAGAAGGCCCTGGACTGTCAGTTCCCCCAAATGTCACTGTAGCTGGCTCAGTGATCCCTGTAACAGGGGGCCGAGGCCTGGCCCTGCCCACACAGTCCAACCTCCCCTCCATCCAGAGCATCATCTACCAGATCAACCAGCATTGCCAGGCCcaggctctgcagcaggtgtgCCAAGGGGCTGCCACTGCACCGTCAAATTCCAGCCCCTCCAAGCAGGGCACAACTGTAATGGGGCTCTCTTCTAGCTCCTCAGGTGGAGGCTACGTGGTAGGAATGGGTCCCCAGGCTAATATGGTGTACACAGGGCCTGGCCTGCCGGCTCAAAATGCAGAGGCGATGAAGACTGGTGTGTACGCAGATGGTATGGACTATATCCTTTGGCagaagcagcaacaacaacaacaacaacaacaacaacaacaacaggctgTGCTCCGCATGTACAGCGGAGGTAGCGGGGGAGGGGGCGCTATCAGCAAGTCCCCCGAAACTTGTGTTCCAGTGGGAGGGATTATGGCAGCCCAagtgtcctcctcttcctccagacCTTACCACCTGACAGCGAGTGCCAGTGGAGGAGGCGGGATGGACAAAGTCAGCTCTTCCCCTTTGAACTGTGTGGGTATGCATGGAAATTTCTCAGTGGGTCAATACTTTGCCCCGCCATGGAACAGTGTGCTGGTGACACCTGACAGTGACTGCTACAACCCCCAGGAGCTTTTGGGCACCTCTACAGGAGGGCCAGCCACAGGGCACAGAGAGATGGGCTATccccaccaccatcacctctaccaccaccaccaccaccatcatcatcaccaccctGCGATAGACAGCGGGGGAGGTTTGTGCTGCAGCCTACCGACCAAGAGCTTGTGCAACACGTCGGTGCTGAGCAGCAGCTTGCAGTCTCTGGAGTACCTGATCAACGACATCCACCCACCCTGCATCAAGGAGCAGATGCTTGGCAAAGGCTACGAGACTGTGTCTGTGCCACGTCTGTTAGACCACCAGCATGCACACATCCGCCTCCCTGTTTACAGATAg